In one window of Nakamurella sp. PAMC28650 DNA:
- a CDS encoding glycoside hydrolase family 3 N-terminal domain-containing protein, protein MNRNRSRHYRALTGKLRRKVAAISPAILVLSLVTVAAAPPAAAVSGPLPLIENFEGSVPLGTGTPGLFGFGSDAASIPKLAVAAAADLPGAVADNHALDVPYTVGGYGGFSYDLSAAQDWSPFGGFSFWVEGTGSGQKVEYEIKDGGADASHSELWQGFFTDTAAGWHQVLEPFAGLVRRGDYQPPGAPSDGVLDLTSMWGFAVNLPSGASGHLVFDEFSLYGHSSAKFSATSSTYLVNAGQSASVGVKLLLASGVLLTAPVSVSYRLGGGTAVTGTDFTAASGAVTFPAGSTALTVETIAVPTSAGTPAGESKSIPVNLSSADATLVGPSPVVVINAHGLPYLDRKLPVAARVADLMKRMSLAEKVGQMTQAERAAVGDGTDITRYALGSLLSGGGSVPTPNTPAAWADMVDGYQTQALSTPLQIPLIYGIDSVHGDNNLSGATLFPHNIGMGATRDPALARQEGVVTATETRATGIPWAFAPCVCVTRDERWGRSYESFGEDPSLVSQMETVIDGLQGNGNLAGKTSVLATAKHFLGDGGTKYGSSTTNDYKIDQGVTYATPAQLNALYLAPFKTAVDKGVGSVMPSYSSLQILGQDTAPIKMHARADLITGVLKNQLGFKGFVISDYAAIDQIGPDYKSDVKIGINADLDMIMVPNNYATFISDLTALNASGDVSTARIDDAVARILTQKFALGLFDHPMADRSNASTIGSAAHRAVARRAVAESQVLFKNSGNLLPLAKNARIYVAGSLADNVGNQSGGWTLTWQGQSGEIPGGTSILAGIRQVAPHATVTYSATAATPTAGSTVGIVAVGDTPYAEGMGDVGVNGHGLQLSVADRNAVDTVCGAMRCVVLDVSGRPLDLTGIVPEATAVVASWLPGTEGAGVADVLFGNRPFTGRLPVTWVKAESQLPMNLGDKNYDPLFPYGWGLRTDPDRNRLQVLRDQLERQSGAAGAVRSLDVVLSQRNWAADGSTRNADQLLDRLKSLAGVMSDGRKFSFVQQDVLVSVARDLAQRAIVDGGSAAMSATASLTSGADHDIAGGHPVQAITGLIKARMVALAVSP, encoded by the coding sequence ATGAACAGAAATCGCTCCCGTCACTACCGGGCCCTCACCGGAAAACTTCGCCGCAAGGTGGCGGCGATCAGTCCCGCCATCCTGGTCCTGTCCCTGGTCACGGTGGCCGCAGCGCCACCCGCGGCGGCTGTCTCGGGGCCGCTGCCGCTGATCGAGAACTTCGAGGGCAGCGTCCCCCTCGGCACCGGGACCCCGGGGCTGTTCGGGTTCGGCTCCGACGCCGCCAGCATCCCGAAGCTCGCCGTCGCCGCCGCCGCCGACCTCCCGGGTGCCGTTGCGGACAACCATGCGCTGGATGTTCCCTACACCGTCGGGGGCTACGGCGGTTTCAGCTACGACCTCTCCGCCGCCCAGGACTGGAGCCCGTTCGGCGGCTTCAGTTTCTGGGTGGAAGGAACGGGCTCCGGGCAGAAGGTCGAGTACGAGATCAAGGACGGCGGCGCCGACGCCAGCCATTCCGAACTGTGGCAGGGATTCTTCACCGACACCGCCGCTGGCTGGCATCAGGTGCTGGAGCCGTTCGCCGGCCTCGTCAGAAGAGGCGACTACCAGCCGCCGGGCGCTCCTTCGGACGGCGTGCTCGACCTGACGTCCATGTGGGGTTTTGCCGTCAATCTGCCGTCCGGCGCCAGTGGTCATCTGGTGTTCGACGAGTTCAGCCTCTACGGGCATTCGTCCGCCAAGTTCTCCGCCACCAGCAGCACCTACCTGGTGAACGCCGGCCAGAGCGCCTCCGTCGGGGTGAAACTGCTCCTGGCGTCCGGCGTCCTCCTGACGGCCCCGGTGTCGGTCAGCTACCGCTTGGGTGGTGGTACCGCCGTCACCGGAACAGATTTCACCGCCGCCTCCGGGGCGGTGACCTTCCCGGCCGGAAGTACTGCCCTCACCGTGGAAACCATCGCGGTACCGACCTCGGCGGGAACGCCGGCGGGTGAATCGAAGAGCATTCCGGTGAACCTCTCGTCGGCGGATGCGACCCTCGTCGGGCCGTCCCCGGTGGTGGTGATCAACGCGCACGGGCTGCCGTATCTGGACCGGAAGCTGCCCGTCGCGGCCAGGGTCGCCGATCTGATGAAGCGGATGTCGCTGGCGGAGAAGGTCGGTCAGATGACCCAGGCCGAGCGGGCCGCGGTCGGTGACGGCACGGACATCACCAGGTACGCGCTGGGGTCGCTGCTGTCCGGCGGCGGCTCGGTGCCCACCCCCAACACACCTGCAGCCTGGGCGGACATGGTCGACGGCTACCAGACGCAGGCCCTGAGCACCCCTCTGCAGATCCCCTTGATCTACGGCATCGATTCGGTGCACGGGGACAACAACCTCTCCGGCGCAACGCTCTTCCCGCACAACATCGGCATGGGAGCGACCCGCGACCCGGCGTTGGCCCGGCAGGAGGGCGTGGTGACGGCGACCGAGACCAGGGCGACCGGCATCCCCTGGGCGTTCGCACCCTGTGTCTGCGTCACCCGCGACGAACGCTGGGGCCGCAGCTACGAGTCGTTCGGCGAGGACCCGTCGCTGGTGAGCCAGATGGAGACCGTCATCGACGGCCTGCAGGGCAACGGCAACCTGGCCGGGAAGACCAGCGTGCTGGCCACCGCCAAGCACTTCCTCGGCGACGGCGGCACCAAGTACGGCTCCTCCACCACCAACGACTACAAGATCGACCAGGGGGTCACCTACGCCACCCCGGCCCAGTTGAACGCCCTGTACCTGGCGCCTTTCAAGACCGCGGTCGACAAAGGTGTCGGATCGGTGATGCCGTCGTACTCGAGCCTGCAGATCCTGGGCCAGGACACCGCGCCGATCAAGATGCACGCCAGGGCCGACCTGATCACCGGTGTGCTGAAGAACCAGCTCGGATTCAAGGGATTCGTCATCAGCGACTACGCCGCGATCGACCAGATCGGCCCTGACTACAAGAGCGACGTCAAGATCGGGATCAACGCCGACCTGGACATGATCATGGTGCCGAACAACTATGCGACCTTCATCTCCGATCTGACCGCCCTGAATGCGAGCGGGGACGTCTCGACCGCCAGGATCGATGACGCCGTCGCCCGGATCCTGACGCAGAAGTTCGCGCTCGGCCTCTTCGACCATCCGATGGCGGACCGGTCGAACGCATCGACGATCGGGTCAGCTGCGCACCGTGCGGTGGCCCGGCGGGCGGTGGCGGAATCGCAGGTGCTGTTCAAGAACAGCGGGAACCTCCTGCCGCTGGCGAAGAACGCCAGGATCTACGTCGCCGGGTCGCTCGCCGACAACGTCGGCAACCAGTCCGGCGGCTGGACGCTCACGTGGCAGGGCCAGAGCGGTGAAATCCCAGGTGGCACATCGATTCTCGCTGGAATCAGGCAGGTCGCTCCGCATGCCACGGTGACCTACTCTGCGACGGCGGCCACTCCCACGGCAGGGTCGACCGTCGGGATCGTCGCGGTCGGCGACACTCCCTACGCCGAGGGCATGGGTGACGTCGGCGTGAACGGGCACGGCCTGCAGCTCAGCGTGGCCGACCGGAACGCGGTCGACACGGTCTGCGGCGCAATGAGATGCGTCGTGCTGGACGTCTCCGGCCGGCCGCTGGACCTGACCGGTATCGTCCCGGAGGCGACCGCCGTGGTGGCCTCGTGGCTGCCCGGTACCGAGGGCGCCGGGGTGGCCGATGTGCTGTTCGGGAACCGGCCGTTCACCGGGCGCCTTCCGGTGACGTGGGTCAAGGCCGAATCCCAGCTGCCGATGAACCTGGGGGACAAGAACTACGACCCGCTGTTCCCGTACGGCTGGGGTCTGCGTACCGACCCGGACCGCAATCGGCTCCAGGTGCTCCGCGATCAACTCGAGCGGCAGAGCGGCGCGGCCGGCGCGGTCCGTTCATTGGATGTCGTTCTGTCGCAGCGCAACTGGGCCGCCGACGGTTCGACCCGGAACGCCGATCAACTGCTCGACCGGTTGAAGTCGCTGGCCGGGGTGATGTCCGACGGCCGGAAGTTCAGCTTCGTCCAGCAGGACGTGCTGGTCTCGGTGGCTCGAGACCTCGCGCAGCGGGCGATCGTCGACGGTGGTTCGGCGGCGATGAGTGCGACGGCGTCGCTGACCTCCGGTGCCGATCACGACATCGCCGGCGGGCACCCGGTCCAGGCCATCACCGGGCTGATCAAGGCGCGGATGGTCGCCCTGGCGGTCTCGCCCTGA
- a CDS encoding trypsin-like peptidase domain-containing protein → MPGLALIAALLLGVGACAHLTAGSPAAGRVVVSSTSVSTSSRAAATTIPTIPVVTRTVTAAPTTAPTLDFATIYKNEQSGVIRIETVSCTDSGVGTGFLLSPTLIATVDHVVADSAVVSLINGTQRTTGTVIGSDPSTDLALVRADQPIDGYQFHFSTGAANVGDPVAAIGFPIGGPITLTHGDISGLDRQITVNGRARTGLLETDTPLNPGNSGGPLLASDGSVVGLVDALATNANGIGFAIPAGQASAADRQWAATPTAQAPASCQNPLGPSQQPSIVPAPPPGSVSSAQLGGIVATFNLYFGGIDSGDYAAAYSALAPDQQSPGGEPGFEKGLHTSYDSNINIIGARIVDATTVDVDLTFNSLQTAANGPDGDTCDNWTLVFRMVQQDDGTWRMDGAQPYNGSTHTSC, encoded by the coding sequence ATGCCCGGGCTTGCTCTCATTGCTGCATTGCTGCTCGGTGTCGGCGCCTGCGCTCATCTGACGGCGGGCAGCCCGGCCGCCGGCCGGGTGGTGGTCAGCTCCACTTCCGTCAGCACCTCCAGTCGCGCGGCTGCCACGACGATCCCGACCATCCCGGTGGTCACCAGAACAGTGACCGCTGCGCCGACGACCGCGCCGACGCTCGATTTCGCGACCATCTACAAGAACGAGCAGTCCGGCGTGATCCGGATCGAGACGGTCAGCTGCACCGATTCGGGAGTCGGCACCGGATTCCTGCTGTCTCCCACACTGATCGCCACCGTTGACCACGTGGTCGCCGACTCGGCCGTCGTCAGCCTGATCAACGGAACCCAGCGCACGACCGGCACCGTCATCGGGTCCGACCCCTCCACCGATCTGGCCCTCGTGCGGGCCGACCAACCCATCGACGGCTATCAGTTCCATTTCTCCACCGGTGCCGCGAACGTCGGTGATCCCGTCGCCGCCATCGGTTTCCCGATCGGCGGCCCGATCACCCTCACCCACGGCGACATCAGTGGCCTCGACCGCCAGATCACCGTCAACGGCCGCGCTCGCACCGGCCTGCTCGAGACGGATACCCCACTCAATCCAGGTAACAGCGGCGGACCACTTCTGGCCTCCGACGGATCGGTGGTCGGACTGGTGGACGCCCTGGCCACCAACGCCAATGGCATCGGGTTCGCCATCCCGGCCGGCCAGGCCAGTGCGGCCGACCGCCAATGGGCGGCGACGCCGACCGCGCAGGCGCCGGCCAGCTGCCAGAACCCGCTGGGACCCTCGCAACAACCGTCCATCGTCCCCGCTCCACCCCCGGGTTCGGTCAGCAGCGCCCAACTCGGTGGAATCGTAGCCACCTTCAATCTGTACTTCGGCGGAATCGACTCCGGCGACTACGCCGCCGCCTACAGCGCCCTGGCCCCGGACCAGCAGTCCCCCGGCGGTGAACCGGGATTCGAGAAGGGGCTGCACACCAGCTACGACTCCAACATCAACATCATCGGCGCCCGGATCGTCGACGCCACCACCGTGGACGTGGATCTGACGTTCAACAGCTTGCAGACCGCTGCCAACGGCCCCGACGGCGACACCTGCGACAACTGGACCCTCGTCTTCAGAATGGTCCAGCAGGACGACGGCACGTGGCGGATGGACGGTGCTCAGCCCTACAACGGCTCGACTCACACCAGTTGTTGA
- a CDS encoding DUF1524 domain-containing protein: MRVRTLGAVLCSVSIALTACGPTPAAAPVPGITTVTAAVSSTTATSVAPAPAPVSSAPPTSLVTSDLSSPTGTTSPAQSVTGTALVLLAQLPIKGRAPMTNYSRAQFGQAWTDDNRNPLGHNGCDTRNDILRRDLTDVVIKGGTGNCVVMSGVLIDPYTAHRIVFSRGNTTSSTIQIDHVVPLGDAWQTGAQHLTAQSRTDLANDPLELLAVDGPTNGAKGDGDAATWLPPNKSYRCAYVARQVAVKARYGFWITAAEHDAIVRVLTLCTGQSAPTETGTPLLSVSMTTSHLSPTTAAPATTAAPATPRPAPLPTATQSLPETTPPPPPPVDAPPVDAPPAGATARCNDGTYSYAAHHQGACSHHHGVAVFFR; the protein is encoded by the coding sequence ATGCGTGTTCGCACCCTCGGCGCTGTTCTGTGCAGCGTCAGCATCGCCCTCACCGCATGCGGTCCGACGCCGGCGGCCGCACCCGTTCCCGGCATCACGACGGTCACTGCCGCAGTCAGTTCCACGACCGCGACCAGCGTGGCCCCGGCCCCGGCCCCGGTGAGCAGTGCGCCACCCACCTCGTTGGTGACATCGGATCTCAGCAGTCCCACGGGAACGACGAGCCCCGCGCAGTCGGTCACCGGAACCGCCCTGGTGCTGCTGGCACAGCTGCCCATCAAGGGCCGCGCTCCGATGACCAACTACAGCCGCGCGCAGTTCGGGCAGGCATGGACCGATGACAACCGAAATCCGTTGGGACACAATGGATGCGATACCAGGAACGACATCCTGCGCCGAGACCTGACCGACGTCGTCATCAAGGGCGGCACCGGTAACTGCGTGGTGATGAGTGGCGTACTGATCGACCCGTACACCGCCCACCGCATCGTGTTCAGCCGTGGCAATACGACGTCGTCGACGATCCAGATCGATCATGTCGTCCCTCTCGGTGATGCCTGGCAGACCGGAGCGCAGCACCTGACCGCCCAGAGCCGGACCGACCTCGCGAATGATCCGCTGGAGCTACTGGCCGTCGACGGGCCCACGAACGGCGCCAAGGGCGACGGCGACGCCGCGACCTGGCTGCCGCCGAACAAGTCCTACCGCTGCGCGTATGTCGCCCGGCAGGTCGCGGTGAAGGCCCGCTACGGATTCTGGATCACTGCAGCCGAACACGACGCCATCGTCCGCGTCCTGACCCTCTGCACGGGCCAGAGCGCACCCACCGAGACCGGAACACCCCTCTTGTCGGTATCGATGACCACGTCCCACCTCTCGCCGACCACAGCGGCGCCTGCGACCACAGCGGCGCCTGCGACTCCACGGCCCGCACCGCTGCCGACGGCCACCCAGTCGTTGCCGGAGACGACCCCACCGCCACCGCCACCCGTCGATGCACCACCCGTCGATGCACCACCGGCCGGGGCGACGGCTCGGTGCAACGACGGGACCTATTCCTACGCCGCCCACCACCAGGGAGCGTGCTCGCACCACCACGGCGTCGCCGTCTTCTTCCGATGA
- a CDS encoding endo alpha-1,4 polygalactosaminidase, which yields MTAGEQRINTTPGIRRSPSRRHVGVLLLALALAVGGCAGLRATPSSAQLVSVATQAVSDASQAASRTSTSTPVLPPAHGRFSYQIGGAYAVPATVTIVDRDRAARAVMGKYSICYVNAFQAQPDAVGWWTRNHPNLLLRRASGSLIVDTAWGEPLLDISTPQKRTSLIGIVGAWIDGCASAGYQAVEADNLDSYTRSEHHLTLAAALAFSTLLTARAHQRHLAIAQKNGAELAAAARRSGFDFAVAEECQVYTECDSYTRVYGPHVIEIEYTDTPGSAFTEACRLRGHSISVVLRDRDVTPAGDPQHVESWCP from the coding sequence ATGACCGCAGGGGAGCAGCGCATCAACACCACACCGGGCATCAGGAGGTCGCCGTCTCGGCGGCATGTCGGCGTGCTGCTCCTGGCCCTCGCGCTGGCCGTGGGCGGCTGCGCGGGGCTGCGCGCGACTCCGTCGTCCGCGCAGCTCGTCTCGGTTGCGACGCAAGCGGTCTCGGATGCCTCGCAGGCGGCGTCGAGGACATCGACGTCCACGCCCGTCCTCCCGCCCGCGCACGGACGTTTCAGCTACCAGATCGGTGGCGCCTACGCAGTGCCCGCCACGGTGACGATCGTGGATCGGGACCGCGCGGCGCGGGCCGTCATGGGCAAGTACTCGATCTGCTACGTGAATGCCTTCCAGGCTCAGCCTGATGCGGTGGGCTGGTGGACCCGGAATCATCCGAACCTGTTGTTGCGCCGCGCGTCCGGCTCACTGATCGTCGACACCGCATGGGGTGAGCCGTTGCTGGACATCTCCACGCCGCAGAAGCGGACGTCGCTCATCGGGATCGTGGGCGCCTGGATCGACGGGTGCGCCAGCGCCGGCTACCAGGCCGTCGAAGCCGACAACCTCGATTCCTACACCCGCTCGGAGCATCACCTCACCCTGGCCGCGGCCCTGGCCTTCAGCACGTTGCTCACCGCACGAGCCCATCAGCGCCATCTGGCGATCGCCCAGAAGAACGGGGCCGAGCTGGCCGCCGCGGCGCGACGGTCCGGGTTCGATTTCGCCGTGGCCGAGGAATGCCAGGTCTACACCGAGTGCGATTCCTACACGAGGGTCTACGGCCCTCACGTGATCGAGATCGAATACACCGACACCCCCGGCTCCGCGTTCACCGAGGCGTGCCGACTGCGTGGGCACAGCATCTCGGTGGTACTGCGCGACCGCGACGTCACCCCGGCCGGGGATCCGCAGCACGTCGAGAGTTGGTGCCCGTAG
- a CDS encoding potassium channel family protein, whose protein sequence is MTRLSSWERGVEWPLVTAAVIVLAAYATPILDRGASQGVRTTCEIVLYVTWSAFIVDYLTRLWLAERRARYFLRHLPDLIMLAVPMLRPLRLLRLLVLLKMLNRRGAKSLRGRVAVYVGSAATTVIFCAALAVLDAERTRAGANITTFGDALWWAVSTVTTVGYGDLYPVSAEGRLIAVGLMLTGIALIGVVTATVASWLIDRVREVETESRAATAADVHALRLEMVALREQLRPPG, encoded by the coding sequence ATGACTCGATTGTCCTCGTGGGAGCGGGGGGTCGAATGGCCGCTGGTCACCGCCGCAGTCATCGTCCTCGCGGCGTACGCGACGCCGATCCTGGACCGCGGAGCCAGTCAGGGCGTGCGAACGACTTGTGAAATCGTCCTGTACGTGACGTGGTCGGCATTCATCGTCGACTACCTGACGCGGCTGTGGCTGGCCGAGAGGCGGGCACGGTATTTCCTCCGGCATCTGCCGGACCTCATCATGTTGGCGGTCCCGATGCTGCGCCCGCTGCGTCTGCTGCGTCTACTGGTGCTGCTGAAAATGCTGAACCGGCGTGGTGCGAAGTCTCTTCGCGGCCGGGTGGCGGTGTACGTGGGCAGCGCTGCGACGACGGTGATCTTCTGTGCGGCCCTTGCGGTGCTGGACGCCGAACGCACGAGAGCGGGAGCAAACATCACCACCTTCGGTGATGCGCTGTGGTGGGCGGTGAGCACCGTCACGACAGTCGGCTACGGCGATCTGTACCCCGTCAGCGCCGAGGGACGATTGATCGCCGTGGGGCTGATGCTCACCGGTATCGCATTGATCGGTGTGGTGACGGCCACGGTGGCCAGCTGGCTCATCGACCGGGTCCGGGAAGTGGAGACCGAATCCCGCGCAGCCACCGCAGCCGACGTGCATGCTCTTCGCCTGGAAATGGTCGCCCTTCGAGAACAACTACGGCCGCCGGGATAA
- a CDS encoding maleylpyruvate isomerase family mycothiol-dependent enzyme, producing MSNSTWDLIHAERHRLIEDLQSLNDQQWRAAFLCPEWDVQQVLAHLVALTKQTPPKFFAKFAASGFRFERMAAKDVARESAGTPAQTLAEFTAHVGDSSAPPGPVDSWLGEVVVHGADIRRPLGIAYSPPVATTRQVADFYKNSNLLIGAKSRISGVKMIATDTDWSHGSGAEVRGPILSLVQAMTGRVAAVADLTGDGVGTLRSKMPRA from the coding sequence ATGTCGAACAGCACCTGGGACCTGATCCACGCCGAACGTCACCGATTGATCGAGGACCTGCAATCCTTGAACGACCAGCAGTGGCGCGCCGCGTTCCTCTGTCCGGAGTGGGACGTACAGCAGGTGCTCGCGCATCTGGTGGCTCTCACGAAGCAGACACCACCGAAGTTCTTCGCCAAGTTCGCGGCGTCGGGCTTCCGGTTCGAACGGATGGCCGCCAAGGACGTCGCCCGGGAGAGTGCCGGTACGCCCGCGCAGACGCTGGCCGAGTTCACCGCGCACGTCGGCGACAGTTCTGCTCCCCCCGGCCCGGTCGATTCCTGGCTCGGTGAGGTGGTGGTGCACGGGGCGGACATTCGCCGGCCGTTGGGCATCGCCTACAGTCCGCCCGTCGCCACCACGCGGCAGGTGGCGGACTTCTACAAGAACTCGAACCTGTTGATCGGGGCGAAGAGCCGCATCTCCGGAGTGAAGATGATCGCCACCGACACCGACTGGTCGCACGGCAGCGGCGCCGAGGTTCGCGGACCCATCCTTTCGTTGGTGCAGGCCATGACCGGCCGTGTCGCCGCCGTCGCCGACCTCACCGGCGACGGGGTCGGGACGCTCCGGTCGAAGATGCCACGCGCCTGA
- a CDS encoding AI-2E family transporter, which yields MNHRFPRWLGVITMLLAIIGVLGGFIAAAIPAVITQGQQLVANAPDYLNRLKDHSSFVGQLNDRFHLIDKLQGAVNSPGSGSLDGILGAGRAVFGAVTNTVIVLVLTAYFLSDMPRIRALAYRMVPHTRRPRAILMGDDILAKVGGYVLGNLVISAIAGALTFGWLMIFSIPYAALLSIMVALLDLVPVVGSTIAGLIVAAAALTVSLPLCLCTIAFFVIYRFLEDYFLVPRIIGRAVEVPALATVVAVLIGGALLGIIGALVAIPVAAAVLLIIREVWIPRLDKA from the coding sequence GTGAACCACCGATTTCCGCGCTGGCTCGGCGTCATCACCATGTTGCTGGCCATCATCGGCGTCCTCGGCGGATTCATTGCCGCCGCTATCCCTGCCGTCATCACCCAGGGTCAGCAACTGGTCGCCAACGCGCCGGACTATCTCAACCGGTTGAAGGATCACAGTTCTTTCGTCGGTCAGCTCAACGACCGCTTCCATCTGATCGACAAACTCCAGGGCGCCGTCAACTCCCCCGGATCCGGCAGCCTGGACGGAATTCTCGGGGCCGGCAGAGCGGTGTTCGGGGCGGTCACGAATACCGTCATCGTCCTCGTCCTGACCGCGTACTTCCTGTCCGACATGCCGCGCATCCGTGCCCTGGCCTACCGGATGGTGCCCCATACCCGGCGCCCCCGGGCCATTCTGATGGGCGACGACATCCTGGCCAAGGTCGGCGGATATGTCCTGGGCAACCTGGTGATCTCCGCCATTGCCGGCGCTCTGACCTTCGGCTGGCTGATGATCTTCTCCATTCCCTACGCCGCGCTGCTGTCGATCATGGTCGCGCTGCTCGACCTCGTGCCGGTCGTCGGCTCCACCATCGCGGGACTGATCGTCGCGGCGGCGGCCTTGACCGTTTCACTACCTCTTTGTCTTTGCACCATCGCATTCTTCGTCATTTACCGATTCCTGGAGGACTATTTCCTGGTGCCTCGCATCATCGGCCGTGCCGTGGAGGTCCCCGCGCTCGCCACCGTCGTGGCCGTCCTGATCGGCGGCGCTCTGCTGGGCATCATCGGGGCGCTCGTCGCCATCCCCGTCGCGGCAGCCGTCCTGCTGATCATCCGCGAGGTCTGGATCCCGCGACTGGACAAGGCCTGA
- a CDS encoding Gfo/Idh/MocA family protein yields the protein MSDQDLRIGVIGVGQRAALARLVATPGSGARVAGCADPRPGASAHAAELFGPEVPVFDDHRELLGQNLDAVMVFTPDDGHRTPVLAALTAGVAVFVEKPLAISTDDCDEILQTARTSGSRLYVGHNLRHLPLLRRMKELIDEGVIGQVKSIWCRHFVGHGGDYYFRDWHADRSHTLGLLLQKGAHDLDVIHWLAGAPSQQVVAMGELQVYGNEDRRRSTPEPPGAVMADWFDARQWPPTELDRLNPVVDVEDLSMMLSRLTNGVLASYQQCHYTPDYWRNYTVIGDSGRMENFGDTVGDPSGTIKVWNQHRSGYREDADLSITIRADEGSHGGADAAIVSEFLRFVRAGGATDTSPVAARDAVAAGVAATRSLRLGSVPVDITALPTDLVDYFARGQTR from the coding sequence GTGTCAGACCAGGACCTGAGGATCGGCGTCATCGGCGTCGGGCAACGCGCGGCCCTGGCGCGGTTGGTCGCAACACCCGGATCTGGCGCCAGGGTGGCGGGCTGCGCTGATCCACGCCCCGGCGCAAGCGCCCATGCAGCAGAGCTTTTCGGTCCCGAGGTCCCGGTTTTCGACGACCACCGGGAGCTGCTCGGGCAGAACCTCGACGCAGTGATGGTCTTCACCCCGGACGACGGCCACCGCACACCCGTGCTGGCGGCGCTGACGGCTGGGGTGGCGGTGTTCGTGGAGAAGCCGCTCGCCATCTCGACCGACGACTGCGACGAGATCCTGCAGACGGCCAGAACATCCGGCTCCCGGCTCTACGTCGGGCACAACCTGCGGCATCTTCCCCTGCTCCGCCGGATGAAGGAACTGATCGACGAGGGCGTCATCGGTCAGGTGAAGTCGATCTGGTGCCGACACTTCGTCGGTCACGGCGGTGACTACTACTTCCGCGACTGGCACGCCGATCGGAGCCACACCCTCGGGCTGCTGCTGCAGAAGGGCGCCCACGATCTGGACGTCATCCACTGGCTCGCCGGGGCCCCGTCGCAGCAGGTGGTGGCGATGGGCGAGCTACAGGTCTACGGCAACGAGGACCGCCGCCGGTCGACGCCAGAGCCGCCCGGGGCGGTGATGGCCGACTGGTTCGACGCACGACAGTGGCCGCCGACCGAATTGGACCGGCTGAACCCGGTGGTGGACGTGGAGGACCTCTCGATGATGCTCAGCCGCCTGACCAACGGCGTCCTGGCCAGCTATCAGCAGTGCCACTACACACCCGACTACTGGCGCAACTACACCGTCATCGGTGACAGCGGCCGGATGGAGAACTTCGGCGATACCGTCGGCGATCCGTCCGGGACGATCAAGGTCTGGAACCAGCACAGGTCCGGATACCGGGAGGACGCCGACCTGAGCATCACCATCCGGGCCGACGAGGGCAGCCACGGTGGCGCGGACGCCGCCATCGTCTCCGAATTCCTCCGATTCGTTCGCGCCGGTGGCGCCACCGACACCTCCCCGGTCGCCGCCCGTGACGCCGTCGCCGCCGGGGTCGCCGCCACCCGGTCCCTGCGATTGGGGAGCGTCCCGGTCGACATCACCGCACTGCCAACGGATCTGGTCGATTACTTCGCTCGAGGTCAGACCCGCTGA
- a CDS encoding dienelactone hydrolase family protein, with product MAEVLLFHHAQGLTAGVVDFAAELRRAGHTVHVPDLYEGHIFQNLEDGVGFASKTGFDTIRQRGLAAADDLGESLVYAGFSLGVMPAQQLAQTRPGAKGALLFHSCVPVSEFGAAWPAGVPVQIHGMDADPYFAGEGDIDAARELVASTDQAQLFVYPGREHLFADSSLPSYDQASADLLIGRVLEFLDGIR from the coding sequence ATGGCAGAAGTGTTGCTGTTTCACCATGCTCAGGGGCTGACCGCCGGGGTGGTGGACTTCGCAGCCGAACTGCGCCGGGCCGGCCACACGGTGCACGTGCCGGATCTCTACGAGGGCCACATCTTCCAGAACCTGGAGGACGGGGTCGGTTTCGCCTCGAAGACCGGGTTCGACACGATCAGGCAGCGCGGTCTCGCGGCCGCCGACGACCTCGGTGAATCGCTGGTCTACGCAGGCTTCTCGCTGGGTGTGATGCCGGCCCAACAGCTGGCGCAGACGCGTCCCGGCGCCAAGGGGGCCCTGCTGTTCCACTCCTGCGTGCCGGTGTCGGAGTTCGGCGCAGCGTGGCCGGCCGGGGTGCCGGTCCAGATCCACGGCATGGACGCCGACCCGTACTTCGCCGGTGAGGGCGACATCGACGCGGCCCGCGAGTTGGTCGCCTCCACCGATCAGGCCCAGCTGTTCGTCTATCCCGGTCGGGAGCACCTTTTCGCCGACTCGTCGTTGCCGTCGTACGACCAGGCCTCGGCTGACCTGCTGATCGGAAGAGTGCTGGAGTTTCTCGACGGGATCCGTTGA